From a single Loigolactobacillus coryniformis subsp. coryniformis KCTC 3167 = DSM 20001 genomic region:
- a CDS encoding ABC transporter ATP-binding protein, with product MMIKAIGKYKALVIAALLTMLLQVGAALWQPSYMKRILSVMADTTLTTAGKVDKISNYGIALIVIAVIGLVGSILNTITAAKLAQVVSADLREMTFRKIQTFAYADIEKFNSANLVVRMTNDINQIQTLMMMIFQVLIRVPLLFIGAFILSIITLPQLWWIIIVMVVLIVVVTGLSMRSMGPHFGAFQKLMDRINAIARDNLRGARVVKSFVQEKNQAKKFDKESDDLLGHNLAVGYTFSTMIPAFMIISQLAIFAAIMLVSTFITKSPSVAQDQLGGIMSFIQYMMQIMFAIIMGGMMSMFASRGFVSMGRIREVLDAETSMHFTTTTDEELDGTVEFDQVTFAYPNDEKPTLKDISFKIEPGQMVGIVGATGAGKSTLAQLIPRLFDPTEGTVKVGGKDIRQVSQGTLKKTISIVLQKAILFSGTIAGNLKQGKQDADTTDMDRAAKIAQAAEFIDRLPERYNAEVEERGNNFSGGQKQRLSITRGIIKQPKVLILDDSTSALDARSEKLVQDAFNRELSGTTMIIIAQKISSVVHADKILVLDEGRLVAVGNHKELVANSEVYRQIYATQKAKED from the coding sequence ATGATGATCAAGGCAATTGGCAAGTACAAAGCGCTGGTCATTGCAGCATTGTTGACCATGCTTTTGCAAGTCGGTGCGGCATTATGGCAGCCAAGTTATATGAAACGCATATTAAGTGTAATGGCCGATACAACGCTGACAACGGCGGGGAAGGTCGATAAGATCAGTAATTACGGGATCGCATTGATCGTGATCGCTGTGATCGGCTTAGTTGGCTCGATTTTAAATACGATCACTGCGGCTAAGTTGGCGCAAGTTGTGTCAGCCGATTTGCGGGAAATGACTTTTCGTAAGATCCAAACATTCGCGTACGCGGATATTGAGAAATTCAATTCAGCTAATTTAGTTGTGCGCATGACCAACGATATCAACCAGATCCAAACGTTGATGATGATGATTTTCCAAGTATTGATTCGCGTACCGCTATTATTCATTGGTGCATTTATTCTATCGATCATTACCTTACCACAACTGTGGTGGATCATTATTGTGATGGTCGTTTTGATCGTGGTCGTCACTGGGCTGTCGATGCGCTCAATGGGTCCACATTTTGGGGCTTTTCAGAAGTTGATGGACCGAATCAATGCGATCGCTCGTGATAATTTGCGTGGTGCTCGAGTGGTGAAATCCTTCGTCCAAGAAAAGAATCAGGCTAAAAAATTCGATAAAGAATCTGATGATCTGTTGGGACATAATTTGGCAGTTGGCTATACGTTCTCGACGATGATTCCGGCGTTTATGATTATTTCGCAATTAGCAATTTTTGCTGCAATTATGTTGGTATCAACTTTTATCACTAAATCGCCATCAGTTGCTCAGGATCAATTAGGCGGTATTATGTCATTTATTCAGTACATGATGCAAATTATGTTCGCCATTATTATGGGTGGGATGATGTCGATGTTTGCTTCTCGGGGCTTTGTTTCAATGGGCCGGATCCGCGAAGTTTTGGATGCGGAAACGTCGATGCACTTTACAACAACTACCGATGAGGAGCTTGACGGTACTGTTGAGTTTGACCAAGTGACCTTTGCTTATCCTAACGATGAAAAACCAACGTTGAAGGATATCAGTTTTAAAATCGAACCAGGCCAGATGGTTGGTATTGTCGGCGCAACTGGGGCCGGCAAATCAACCTTAGCCCAATTGATTCCCCGCTTGTTTGATCCGACTGAAGGCACAGTCAAAGTCGGCGGTAAGGATATTCGTCAAGTATCGCAGGGAACATTGAAAAAGACGATCTCAATCGTCTTGCAAAAAGCGATCCTCTTTTCCGGGACGATCGCTGGTAATTTGAAGCAAGGGAAACAGGATGCGGATACGACTGATATGGATCGTGCCGCTAAAATCGCCCAAGCAGCTGAATTTATTGATCGTTTACCGGAGCGGTATAACGCTGAGGTTGAAGAACGGGGTAATAACTTCTCCGGTGGCCAAAAGCAACGCTTGTCGATCACCCGTGGCATCATTAAGCAGCCGAAGGTTTTGATTTTAGATGATTCAACGTCCGCGTTAGATGCGCGTTCAGAAAAACTAGTTCAGGACGCCTTTAACCGCGAACTTAGTGGTACCACGATGATCATTATTGCGCAAAAGATCTCATCAGTGGTCCACGCGGATAAAATTTTGGTACTGGATGAAGGTCGTTTAGTAGCTGTCGGTAACCATAAGGAACTAGTAGCAAACTCGGAAGTTTATCGACAAATCTACGCGACCCAGAAGGCAAAGGAGGACTAG
- a CDS encoding TetR/AcrR family transcriptional regulator, with protein sequence MANRKIDREQIIAQALKTLGNTHSFTDFSLRKVAADLHVDVSTLYWHFKNKQDILQAMAEAVIEHVELPDTQLEWTVQLKQLFSNIFDVYERYPLAAVLMVETIPSALVRLHLIDHTIGIITTAGINEQTANIAVTSIDFLLTGLMIDLSIENRFRQQITTQQDPGLAEHVKKIHAQAQSHHLEHMQASIKMRNQLSAKQQFEKGLDLIIAGLQQYLAE encoded by the coding sequence ATGGCAAATCGTAAAATTGATCGGGAGCAGATCATTGCACAAGCCTTGAAGACTTTGGGTAATACACATTCCTTCACCGACTTTTCGCTGCGCAAAGTGGCTGCCGATCTACACGTTGATGTTTCAACGCTTTACTGGCATTTTAAAAACAAACAAGATATTTTACAGGCTATGGCTGAAGCGGTGATCGAACACGTTGAGCTTCCCGATACGCAGCTAGAATGGACTGTGCAGCTCAAACAATTATTCAGTAACATCTTTGACGTTTATGAACGTTACCCATTGGCAGCCGTTCTAATGGTTGAAACGATACCGTCTGCACTAGTACGACTACACTTGATCGACCACACGATCGGAATCATCACCACCGCTGGCATCAACGAGCAAACCGCCAACATCGCCGTCACTTCGATTGATTTCTTACTAACCGGCTTAATGATCGACTTATCGATTGAAAATCGCTTCCGCCAGCAGATCACAACTCAACAAGATCCAGGCTTAGCCGAACACGTCAAAAAAATTCATGCACAAGCGCAAAGTCATCATTTAGAACACATGCAAGCCTCAATTAAAATGCGCAACCAATTGTCCGCTAAACAACAGTTTGAAAAGGGCTTGGATTTGATTATTGCTGGATTGCAGCAGTATTTAGCTGAATAA
- a CDS encoding branched-chain amino acid aminotransferase — protein sequence MSVKASEVDFDNLGFDYMDLPFRFRAYYRDGQWQEAGLTDDPNIHISEGSTILHYGQGSFEGLKAYRTKDGSINLFRPDENAKRMAKSCERLLMPTFPEDKFVDAVKQVVKANKDFVPAYGNGGTLYLRPYMVGVGGNIGVHPAKEYIFSIFAMPVGNYFKGGLTPTAFITSEYDRAAHKGTGANKVGGNYAASLFPGQYAHENGYSDCIYLDPVSHRKVEEVGSANFFGITKDNVFVTPKSPSILPSITKFSLLYLAKERLGLGTEQGDVYVDQFDRFKEAGACGTAAVISPIGSVTHEGNKHVFYSETEVGPVTKELYDTLTGIQFGDVEAPEGWIQKVDVD from the coding sequence ATGTCAGTTAAAGCAAGTGAAGTTGATTTTGATAATTTAGGGTTCGATTATATGGACCTGCCATTCCGTTTCCGCGCGTATTATCGTGACGGCCAGTGGCAAGAAGCAGGTTTAACTGATGACCCCAACATCCATATCAGTGAAGGTTCAACGATTCTCCATTATGGTCAAGGTTCGTTTGAAGGCTTAAAAGCTTACCGGACTAAAGACGGTAGCATCAATTTATTCCGACCTGACGAAAACGCCAAACGGATGGCTAAATCCTGTGAACGTCTACTGATGCCGACTTTCCCAGAAGATAAATTTGTTGACGCGGTTAAGCAAGTCGTTAAAGCGAATAAAGATTTCGTACCTGCTTACGGTAACGGTGGGACTTTATATTTGCGGCCTTACATGGTTGGTGTCGGCGGTAACATTGGTGTTCATCCCGCTAAAGAATATATTTTCTCGATCTTCGCCATGCCAGTTGGTAACTACTTCAAGGGTGGCTTAACTCCAACAGCATTTATTACTTCCGAATATGATCGTGCCGCGCACAAAGGGACTGGTGCTAACAAAGTCGGCGGTAACTATGCAGCTAGCTTGTTCCCCGGCCAATATGCGCATGAAAATGGCTATAGTGACTGTATCTACCTTGATCCAGTTTCTCATCGTAAAGTTGAAGAAGTCGGTTCTGCTAACTTCTTCGGCATTACTAAAGACAACGTGTTCGTGACACCAAAATCACCATCGATCTTGCCATCGATCACTAAATTCTCCTTATTGTATTTAGCTAAGGAACGTTTAGGCTTAGGTACTGAACAAGGCGACGTTTACGTTGACCAATTCGATCGTTTCAAGGAAGCTGGTGCCTGCGGGACCGCTGCCGTTATTTCACCAATCGGCAGTGTGACTCATGAAGGTAACAAACATGTCTTCTACTCTGAAACTGAAGTTGGTCCTGTAACTAAAGAATTGTATGATACATTGACTGGTATCCAATTCGGTGATGTTGAAGCGCCAGAAGGCTGGATCCAAAAAGTTGACGTTGACTAA
- a CDS encoding Rid family detoxifying hydrolase yields the protein MKKVIATTKAPAALGPYSQAVLVDSTLYGSGQVGIDPASGKLVGAGIEAQTKQVLANISQVLAAADMTFADIVKTTIFLDDVTTFAQVNDLYAAAFTDAATLPARSTVEVAKLPAGALIEIEYIASK from the coding sequence ATGAAAAAAGTAATTGCAACAACCAAGGCACCGGCAGCATTAGGACCTTATTCACAAGCTGTCCTCGTTGACAGCACACTATATGGTTCCGGCCAAGTTGGTATTGATCCTGCCAGCGGTAAATTAGTTGGTGCGGGCATTGAAGCCCAAACCAAACAAGTTTTGGCGAATATCAGCCAAGTTTTAGCTGCTGCCGACATGACTTTTGCCGATATTGTTAAAACAACGATCTTCCTTGATGATGTCACCACTTTTGCCCAAGTCAACGACTTGTACGCTGCCGCTTTCACGGATGCCGCTACTTTACCAGCACGTTCAACAGTTGAAGTTGCTAAATTACCTGCCGGTGCACTGATCGAGATCGAATACATTGCCAGCAAATAA
- a CDS encoding ABC transporter ATP-binding protein codes for MTKILDFQNVTLERGERTILKNINWTTHVKENWAILGLNGAGKTTLLKMIHGDLWPTTGRLEVLGGVFGHTSIPELQRKIGWVSTALQDALHVGDRVEKIVLSGKFASIGVYEKYTQADVEQAKQILRQMGGAELIGKRYQVLSQGERQTVLIARALMARPQLLILDEPCNGLDLFARERLLQRVAKLAEAPDSPALLFVSHYTEELLPCFQNVMLLRDGQVIRQGKRTDLLTEAVLSDFYPAPIQTAALSEQRLAVYPR; via the coding sequence ATGACAAAGATTTTAGATTTTCAAAATGTAACCTTGGAGCGTGGCGAGCGGACAATTTTAAAGAACATCAATTGGACAACCCACGTCAAGGAAAATTGGGCGATTCTCGGCTTAAATGGTGCCGGTAAGACCACGTTACTCAAAATGATCCACGGTGATCTATGGCCAACAACTGGTCGTTTAGAAGTGCTCGGCGGTGTTTTTGGTCATACCTCGATCCCTGAGTTACAACGAAAAATTGGTTGGGTCAGCACGGCCTTACAGGATGCGCTGCACGTTGGCGATCGGGTAGAAAAAATTGTCTTATCGGGCAAATTTGCCAGTATTGGTGTTTACGAAAAATATACGCAAGCGGATGTTGAACAAGCCAAGCAGATTCTACGGCAAATGGGTGGCGCTGAGCTGATCGGCAAACGATATCAGGTGCTATCGCAAGGTGAGCGGCAGACGGTGTTGATTGCACGGGCATTAATGGCGCGACCGCAACTATTGATCCTTGATGAACCATGTAATGGGTTAGATCTTTTTGCTCGTGAGCGGTTATTACAGCGCGTGGCTAAGCTAGCTGAAGCACCGGATAGCCCGGCGTTGTTGTTTGTTTCACACTACACCGAAGAGCTATTACCTTGTTTTCAAAATGTGATGTTATTGCGCGATGGACAAGTAATTCGCCAAGGCAAGCGGACTGACTTATTGACTGAAGCTGTTTTGTCCGATTTTTATCCGGCGCCGATCCAGACGGCAGCCTTAAGTGAACAACGATTGGCGGTTTACCCACGTTGA
- the ilvA gene encoding threonine ammonia-lyase IlvA: MVVMQQSALLTKTDVDKAYEVLRPIIRHTPLQYDVYLSQKYHCQVYLKREDLQSVRSFKIRGAYYAIADTPAEQRQRGVVCASAGNHAQGVAWTCHQMQVPATIFMPVTTPKQKVSQVSFFGGDDVTIKLVGDTFDAAAAAAEAFCKENEQTFIAPFNDKRTMAGQGTLAVETLADAAKAGINVDYMFAAIGGGGLISGVAAYVKGTNPATKVVGVEPAGAASMKAALATGGPIALREMDKFVDGAAVKKVGALTYANVKEYVDDVIAVPEGQVCSAILDLYSKEAIVAEPAGALSVAALAAQQEQIAGKTVVCVVSGGNNDINRMQEIEERSLIFEGYQHYFIVNFPQRPGALREVVNEILSPDDDITKFEYTKKVNRGEGPVLIGVRLGDRATLPGLLERLSQFDPRYINLKDNQMLYTMMV, translated from the coding sequence ATGGTCGTCATGCAACAATCCGCATTACTTACTAAAACCGACGTCGACAAAGCTTATGAGGTGTTGCGGCCGATTATTCGCCACACGCCGCTACAATACGATGTTTATTTATCACAAAAATATCACTGTCAAGTTTACTTAAAACGGGAAGATTTGCAGAGTGTCCGCTCATTTAAAATTCGCGGCGCTTACTATGCAATCGCCGATACACCGGCCGAACAACGCCAACGTGGCGTGGTCTGTGCTAGTGCCGGTAACCATGCCCAAGGCGTGGCGTGGACCTGTCATCAAATGCAAGTACCAGCAACAATTTTTATGCCGGTGACGACACCCAAGCAAAAGGTCAGTCAAGTCAGCTTTTTTGGCGGCGATGATGTGACGATCAAATTAGTTGGTGACACTTTTGATGCGGCCGCAGCGGCTGCGGAAGCTTTTTGCAAAGAAAATGAGCAAACGTTTATTGCCCCATTTAATGATAAACGGACGATGGCTGGTCAAGGGACGTTGGCGGTAGAAACGCTGGCTGACGCGGCTAAAGCTGGAATCAACGTTGACTATATGTTTGCGGCAATTGGTGGTGGTGGCCTGATCAGTGGTGTGGCCGCTTACGTTAAAGGCACCAACCCCGCAACTAAAGTTGTTGGTGTCGAGCCAGCTGGTGCGGCCTCAATGAAAGCAGCTTTGGCAACTGGTGGGCCGATCGCGTTGCGCGAAATGGATAAATTTGTCGATGGCGCGGCGGTGAAAAAAGTTGGCGCGCTAACTTACGCCAATGTGAAAGAATACGTTGATGACGTGATCGCCGTACCAGAAGGCCAAGTATGTAGCGCTATTTTAGACTTGTACAGCAAGGAAGCCATCGTCGCGGAACCAGCCGGCGCTTTAAGTGTAGCGGCTTTAGCGGCACAACAAGAGCAAATTGCTGGTAAAACAGTCGTCTGCGTCGTCAGTGGTGGTAATAACGACATTAATCGGATGCAAGAAATCGAAGAGCGTTCATTGATTTTTGAAGGGTACCAACACTACTTCATCGTCAATTTTCCGCAACGGCCTGGCGCTTTACGCGAAGTGGTCAATGAAATTCTTAGCCCCGACGATGATATCACGAAATTTGAGTACACTAAAAAAGTTAATCGCGGTGAAGGACCAGTTTTGATTGGCGTACGTTTAGGAGATCGGGCTACATTACCAGGTTTACTGGAACGCTTGTCACAGTTTGATCCACGGTACATTAATTTAAAGGACAATCAGATGCTGTACACGATGATGGTTTAA
- the ilvC gene encoding ketol-acid reductoisomerase, translated as MSVEMLYEKDVTTNYLEGQTIAVIGYGAQGHAQANNFRDSGFHVIVGVRPGKSFDKAKKDGFEVYSVAEAAEKGDVVQVLTPDEVMSDVYKNEIADHLKPGNTLGFSHGFNVYYKEIVPPEFVDVTMMAPKGPGNLCRRTYKEGFGVPALYGAEQDYTGHAEDTSKELAKANGAARAGLLKTTFKEETDEDLFGEQNVLMGGVTALIETGFEVLTEAGYSPQLAYFEVEHEMKLICDLIYEGGFNKMYADCSNTSEYGSYVVGPKVIGPESKQAMKDALTNIQNGKFAKDFMADYRAGFPELYRLRERSANSQLSQVGAELRAHMPFVNDADKYSD; from the coding sequence ATGTCAGTAGAAATGTTATACGAGAAGGATGTCACCACTAATTATTTGGAAGGTCAAACGATCGCTGTTATTGGTTACGGTGCTCAAGGCCATGCGCAAGCAAATAACTTCCGCGATTCCGGTTTCCACGTTATCGTCGGTGTTCGTCCAGGTAAGTCATTTGATAAAGCTAAAAAAGATGGTTTTGAAGTCTATTCAGTAGCAGAAGCGGCTGAAAAAGGTGACGTTGTTCAAGTACTTACGCCAGACGAAGTCATGTCGGATGTTTACAAAAACGAAATTGCTGACCATCTGAAACCAGGCAACACTCTTGGCTTCTCCCATGGCTTCAACGTTTACTATAAAGAAATCGTTCCTCCAGAATTCGTTGATGTAACAATGATGGCACCTAAAGGTCCAGGTAACTTATGCCGTCGTACTTATAAAGAAGGTTTTGGTGTTCCTGCACTTTACGGCGCTGAACAAGATTATACTGGCCATGCCGAAGATACTTCAAAAGAATTAGCTAAAGCTAACGGTGCTGCTCGTGCCGGATTATTGAAGACAACCTTCAAAGAAGAAACTGATGAAGACTTGTTTGGTGAACAAAACGTCTTGATGGGCGGGGTTACTGCCTTGATCGAAACTGGTTTTGAAGTTTTGACTGAAGCCGGCTACTCACCACAATTGGCTTACTTTGAAGTTGAACATGAAATGAAATTGATCTGTGATTTGATCTACGAAGGCGGCTTCAACAAGATGTACGCTGACTGCTCAAATACTTCAGAATACGGCTCATACGTTGTCGGTCCTAAGGTTATCGGTCCTGAATCTAAACAAGCAATGAAAGACGCTTTGACTAACATCCAAAACGGTAAATTTGCTAAAGACTTTATGGCTGACTACCGTGCTGGGTTCCCAGAACTTTATCGTTTACGCGAACGTTCAGCTAACTCACAATTATCACAAGTTGGTGCTGAATTACGTGCCCATATGCCATTTGTCAATGATGCTGACAAATACAGTGACTGA
- the ilvN gene encoding acetolactate synthase small subunit produces MRRVLTCLLSNNPGVLNRFTGTLTRRQVNIDSISISPVGDKSASRVTAVIYLDDTAAAKQLVAQLNKQIDVLEIHDITEQPHIERELALIRVNAATNKRAELFAMVQPFRADVVDVALDSLMIQITGSREKVNALLRVVQPYGVTQVVRTGVAGFTRAEG; encoded by the coding sequence ATGCGACGGGTACTTACTTGTCTCTTGAGTAATAACCCGGGAGTGCTGAATCGCTTTACTGGGACGCTGACTCGGCGTCAAGTCAATATTGACAGTATTTCAATTAGTCCAGTTGGCGATAAAAGTGCTTCGCGGGTGACTGCAGTCATCTATTTAGATGACACCGCGGCGGCTAAGCAATTAGTTGCCCAGTTAAATAAGCAGATCGATGTGTTGGAGATCCACGATATTACGGAACAACCACACATCGAGCGCGAGTTGGCGCTGATCCGCGTCAACGCCGCAACGAACAAACGGGCGGAGTTGTTCGCGATGGTCCAACCATTTCGTGCCGATGTCGTCGATGTCGCACTAGATTCACTAATGATCCAAATCACCGGATCGCGCGAGAAAGTCAACGCACTACTCCGCGTAGTCCAACCGTACGGCGTTACCCAAGTCGTACGCACCGGGGTTGCAGGCTTTACCAGAGCAGAAGGATAG
- the ilvB gene encoding biosynthetic-type acetolactate synthase large subunit yields MQAPEEQPMPVRNGAELLLDTLTAQNVEMIFGYPGGAVLPLYDAVYRQKFRHILVRHEQAAAHAAEGYAKATGKPGVVFVTSGPGATNAITGIADAMMDSIPLVVFTGQVGTQAIGSDAFQEADILSMTASITKNNYQVHDVRDLPRIINEAFYVASTGRKGPVLIDLPKNIANQTTNAPFPEQVNLPQYQPAPTVDKHRVAQLMQALSQAHKPVLLVGNGVHAAAAQTEVQRFAQRYQVPVVATLLGLGVMPTNDPMFLGMGGMHGTYAANMALSECDLLINVGSRFDDRLATAPQRFAPHATIAHIDIDAAEMDKVIATTYQLVGDAKAVLKLMLRSSATRPEVSAWHQQLQEWQSQHPMHYQKSATEIKPQQVVELVGELTHGDAYVVTDVGQNQMWAAQYYPFKHQHQLITSGGLGTMGFGLPAAIGAKLAAPDKPVVLFIGDGGIQMTSEELEVIATYDLDIKIVLLNNHTLGMVRQWQDLFYDQRRSQTMFEHQPNFMKLAEAYGLAAHHLTDPQTVAADLAKAFAAPHAALIEVAIPALEPVMPMIAPGSANNEMMESD; encoded by the coding sequence ATGCAAGCACCAGAAGAACAGCCCATGCCAGTACGTAATGGCGCTGAATTATTGCTTGATACATTAACTGCACAAAATGTCGAAATGATTTTCGGCTATCCGGGTGGCGCAGTCCTCCCATTGTACGATGCCGTTTATCGGCAAAAGTTCCGTCATATTCTTGTCCGGCATGAGCAGGCTGCTGCTCACGCTGCCGAAGGTTATGCTAAAGCAACCGGCAAACCTGGTGTCGTTTTTGTTACTAGCGGTCCAGGTGCAACCAATGCGATCACCGGAATTGCGGATGCGATGATGGATTCAATACCTTTGGTTGTTTTTACCGGCCAAGTCGGTACTCAAGCCATTGGCAGTGATGCATTCCAAGAAGCGGATATTCTCAGTATGACGGCTTCGATCACCAAAAATAATTATCAGGTCCACGATGTGCGTGATTTACCGCGAATTATTAATGAAGCGTTCTACGTTGCTTCAACTGGTCGCAAAGGACCAGTGTTGATCGATCTACCTAAGAATATCGCCAATCAAACGACGAACGCACCGTTTCCAGAGCAAGTTAATTTACCGCAATATCAACCAGCACCAACCGTTGATAAGCACCGGGTCGCACAGCTAATGCAGGCTTTAAGCCAGGCGCACAAACCAGTATTATTAGTCGGCAACGGCGTTCACGCCGCCGCAGCGCAAACGGAAGTGCAACGTTTCGCGCAGCGTTACCAAGTGCCAGTCGTGGCTACACTGCTTGGACTTGGAGTTATGCCAACCAACGATCCAATGTTCTTGGGTATGGGCGGTATGCACGGTACTTATGCAGCTAATATGGCACTTTCCGAGTGTGACCTGCTGATCAATGTCGGCTCGCGGTTTGATGATCGTTTAGCCACGGCGCCACAGCGATTTGCACCACACGCAACGATCGCGCATATCGATATTGATGCTGCAGAAATGGATAAAGTGATCGCCACCACTTACCAACTAGTGGGCGATGCCAAAGCTGTTTTGAAGTTGATGCTGCGTAGTTCAGCAACACGACCAGAAGTCAGCGCTTGGCACCAACAGTTGCAGGAATGGCAGAGCCAACATCCAATGCATTATCAAAAGAGTGCTACCGAGATCAAGCCACAACAAGTTGTTGAGTTAGTGGGAGAGCTAACGCATGGCGATGCGTATGTGGTTACCGATGTCGGCCAGAACCAAATGTGGGCAGCACAGTATTATCCGTTTAAACATCAGCACCAATTGATCACCAGCGGCGGCCTAGGCACGATGGGCTTTGGCTTACCTGCAGCGATCGGCGCCAAACTAGCTGCGCCGGATAAACCAGTGGTGTTATTTATCGGTGATGGCGGTATCCAAATGACTAGTGAAGAGCTAGAAGTTATCGCAACTTATGACTTGGATATCAAAATTGTACTATTAAATAACCACACTTTAGGTATGGTCCGACAGTGGCAGGATCTATTCTATGATCAGCGGCGTTCACAAACGATGTTTGAACATCAGCCTAACTTCATGAAGTTGGCTGAAGCGTATGGTTTGGCAGCACATCATCTCACTGATCCACAAACAGTGGCGGCCGATTTGGCCAAAGCATTTGCAGCACCACATGCCGCACTGATCGAAGTTGCGATTCCAGCTTTGGAACCCGTAATGCCGATGATCGCGCCAGGCAGCGCTAATAATGAAATGATGGAGAGTGATTAG